The following is a genomic window from Episyrphus balteatus chromosome 1, idEpiBalt1.1, whole genome shotgun sequence.
aaagttttttttatacaaattttgattGTACCgttaacggtacaaaaaatattttttttttatttcataagatgCCTCTTATGTGTgttactacacacaaaaatttgaataaaaatcgttagagccgtttttaaaaaagtaactttcCTATTTCCGTTGTAATATGACAGGTACTGTTAGTTTTGGtcttaacaaaaatttcaatttcaaatcgaagtttgaagaaaatcgctccactagtttaggctgtagcttgaggtacatacatatgtacagaTAGACAgccggacagacagacagaattgcagcacccacttttttgggATTCTCcacatcgtaatgtcatgtaagaTTGCTATCtcgatttcgatttttttttcgaatcctaagcttgccctatagtacctatatcgcaagtaaaaaaacatttgaCGAGAACAGGATTCGAACTTATTTGTGCAGCGCACATTGGATTAGCCAActcctttttttcaattttaaattcatttttatttttcatcatattaaaactatcttaaagctagacaaaaattcatgaaaacttataaattatttaaaactaacttactggccctatacggACACTCTAAGATAtacttaatttttcttaattctaatgcctttcggccttataactattttaatacttaTATTTCAATGGTTGTTATTTTTcaccaagaaataattttaaaaaaaacttggaatcatatcattttttttttcttagcaatCCAACTCCTTAAACACTCAGCTACCACGTCAAGTTTTTGCAGggtaaaaataattatgaaaataattatgaataaataaataattatgaaaaaaaagaacacaaaactttagatttcttttattaagtacttttatttgaattcaaacttaaaaatatcaataaaaaactgTGTTTAACTGGGAAGTTTTCttacactttttaatttttgtttagtagGTTGATAGTTTTTACCTCCATTTTTTATCGCACGTTCTATACAGCAAATTATTTATCAAAAGGATAACTTTAGACATTCAATGTCTTTCTTTATCAACTTTTGTTAGAGGAACAGATAAACGAGTCCGGAGAGAATGAGTTTGCTGGTGACTCAAAGCTGAAACGGATTGTCGACGAGTAATAATTTGGTGGACTGGCTTTTCCGTTGGTGGCAGTGCAGTTGATTTCTGAGGACTACTTTTTTTAGTCAGCGGTGGATCTAATTTGGGATAGAAATTAtaatgtaagaaatatttcataaaaataaatagttcGTTCTAAATGCATGCTTAGAAAACTTGACCAAAGAATAGCTTTTGCTGATTCAAATAAGTTTCCCTGCAAAATGCTGATTATtgcatttcaacaaaaaatttcaaataatttcaatgaaaatactCACTTTATATTACATATTTCTTGAAAGCACATTTAGCttctattcattttttttttgcgaaaattcgCATTCTAGGATAATAGATTCAACTGTAAGTTAcatttcattaaataatgaCAACTGGTCATCTTCTTTAcacaattaaatttgttttaatgataTGTTACATTATCAGGTTTGAGCTCAGAACAATGATCTCCATTTGATTTCCAAAATAATTTGAAGGAACGTGGAGTCTTTCTAACATAGCTTTGTTTTGGGAGTGTTCGGAATGTAAAATTACAacttgtttaaagaaaaacaaaacaaaatgacaaCATCACGATGTACAGATAATACTTCAGAGTAATCAGAGACTTTGTTTATATACGATTTTTCAAACGCACAGTAGTCGGGCAAATTTTAAACTGCTTATGCTACGAATAAATAAAGGCTAATTCTATGAAAAAGTGGACATAAAGTGTGAACACAATATGCTAGTTTtaaacggcaactctttatggAAAATCCAAGAAAAGATTCTGTACTATGTACCCTTATgtcttgaaatttaatttagagGTTAAAATGATCAAACAGGGTTTTTATCACATAAGCTTGGCAACTAGAGAAGAAAACCACATGAAAGTGATGAAAAAACAAGCCCACAGAAATCAAGATACATatacactgcgcgtcacttgaatagaaacaacattttttctttagaaaatagcgattagCGCTTTGGTGacgtaacttagtagatttttggttttgcatattcaaagaggaacttttaacaaacaatgttgtaaaaacaaaaaacccaaaacagaaacagtatggctactagttgcgttttttcgcataacttcacaaaaaacagtgtttttttttgcgtcacttgaatagaaacaagctcttaaattagataaaaatgatgaaaaatcatggacaacactaattttagtaaagcagtattaaactttgacattatttgcacattataaccaattatgggctacgagctaccaataggcaccacagaaaatgcataaatagcagctaacattggaaatgcacttgcactatgcaaaatcgcgaaagatattggaaaatttggcaaatttggattagaatatttttaacatatcgtaaactagtgattaaataaaaaaaaaataagacaggcgagacccaaatcaagagcagagaaaaaataatttaaaaattagctgcaatttccttcactttgccgctaaaatcggtcaaaaacgtggtgttagtgcgatgataatgtgttggtttgttataccatggaagttataaaaggtgcacaacattaaaaaagccttaaaaatgcaaaataacaacattttacgttctactaagattacaaaaaagttaactattttatagttgcaatcgaactgaaaagaagtgaggtaaagagtggatttcaaaggaaaacataccaactcagatggaccactttaatattagtcctattttattggtttatgaaagaataacttttatcgcatcgccaccaaagggcactaaaatgtgttatagtaatacgctttgtttttatgatgtgcaatagcaaaattgaagcttcacgcttcgaaaaaagatgcaaacttttacaaagaaataatggtagaagctcttgagaagtttaggaacgtggaaaaacaaccgtattagagattgcacaaggatagttccagaaaaaacaacgcaaaagaaacaaaacagatgcattccggacgaaatcgaaagtttatttcacttattcaatccttaaattgtagaaaatatcattttcttaatttgtaagaagttaccaaacacttttatcactttctccaattaggtccacgattgtgtacagtacaagtgcatttccaatgtttgctgctatttatgcattttctgtggtgcctattggtagctcgtagcccataattggttataatgtgcaaataatgtcaaagtttaatactgctttactaaaattagtgttgtccatgatttttcatcatttttatctaatttaagagcttgtttctattcaagtgacgcaaaaaaaacactgttttttgtgaagttatgcgaaaaaacgcaactagtagccatactgtttctgttttgggttttttgtttttacaacattgtttgttaaaagttcctctttgaatatgcaaaaccaaaaatctactaagttacctcaccaaagcgctaatttctaaagaaaaaatgttgtttctattcaagtgacgcgcagtgtatATAAGAGTTACGTTTTATTATAGCAATCGCAAAATCCTTTTGTGattgctaaaataaattaaaataagcaaatatcgatacacaattttttatatttagttttAACTTTAGTGAAACTTACTTTAAAGTAAGTGACAAAACTAATAGATAGACGCATCTATTAGTTTTGTCACTTACTTTAAAGTTTTGTAATTTGTACTTGCGATgaaggcaagtttaggattcgtaaaaaatttaacccgagataacaatcagacatgacacaAAGATGATGGAGAATGTCATAAAAGTGGGTCAAGctattctgtctgtctgtccgtctgtattTACATCTAGCTACAGCCTGAACTAGGAGTTGAAgcgatttttgttttcaaacttcGAGGTTAAAAGTTGTAGTTGATTCTCTAGcggataaattaaattttttagaacaaaaaacaaccaaacagaaatagaaaagttacttttatacaaaaacgactttaaagtttttgattaaaatgtttgtgtgtAATATTACACAtcagagccaacttttgaaataaaaaaattgttgtatcgtcattaacggtacctgtcatatagggggttatcatgaataaaaatttcccttgAAATGTTTCCCATGTTTTAAATATGGGAGCGAAAATGATCATAAAAAGTCTCCCTCGGAATTTTTTGGTATCGGCAATCAGGGGAACTTAGACATCATTTCATACGATTTTTTGTTCCCTGGAAATAAATGCCGAGGGAGATTCAGGATCGCACAAAAAATTCCGAGGGAAACAAATTCCCCTGGAGATTCACGATAGGCACCATaatgttttctttatttatgaatttctcgtaaaagACATAGCCGATTCCAACTAAAATTGTTGTACAGAAACAATAAAgtaaagggcccaacccatagaatccgttgcgtccgttccgtcgaagttttcaactgacagctcgataaaatacacacgttcttatgggaagcgacggatcggacggagacggacggattcgacggaagaagtagcccaactttctactttttcatctgtcgtatcctttgacattggttgccaacaatagatcagttcgattttctgtttctgagtgcacaccggggaatttcagaactaagaactgtgttcttttcttctccgattttatgaattgtgaacttttgtatatttgtgaagaaaatgtaatagaagtaacatttaatgatatatctaataaattatatcaattaaatactcaaattctgttgtagagttcaattttactatgccaaagtcatacctacaactcataatttgttataaaaattgtttttaattgaagagcaagtacctacaggaaatttagtcatgcattttattttattaaaaaaaagaacaactataatagttaaaaatttcttgcatcagaacttccttagtgcacactcagcgataaaatatcgaacacaccttggaatttgaagtgagctgtcaaaaagcaatccgtcatacgacgtattctatgggtcacccctttctgtcctatccttcaacttcaacggatggattgacggaacggacgcaacggattctatgggttagGGCCTTAAtcgatataacattttttaaaaatttcaaaaacaattttgttttatatttacaaaattatttcatttttttattttgtaaaaatccatacatacatatataaaaaataattataataacagctccaacgattttcaaatatttttttttttctaaaaattcttatttataCAAGAAATCGAATATCGTAGGTACTtggttttgtagaaaaaatgatttaaaatggtTATTAATtaggaataaaaacaaattttatttttcttaacattACTTATGTAATTCCTTAAAACAAAATCACATTATAAATTTTGGTAAAccgtaaaaagctttaaaattagagTTCCTTTTACCATGAGAGCAAGTAAGTGTGACGCAGTCGGGCATTTTAGTTATGCatggaatcttcattaaaaataaattaatattctaaACTTCACAGAAAAACTATgaccctgaactttgcagacaatttaacTGCTGGTCTTTGGtcttctgccactgccgtaaaactcaaccgattttcaaaaacttaagggcaatcgcttcgtctcaaTAAATACtctatacgccattttttagttttttttttatttaccgaaACGATTTTATAAACGAAAATCAGTTAATTTGAGAACTCATCCTTTTCTTTTTCTGAAAGCCGTCACGCTgagaaaataaattcttttgtgAACTTGCACTTATCAGTTCATTAAATCTATTAATGTTGTATCAGGGCTCATTACTGAATatgctcaatttttttttttcaaattttattcatgccaaatgaaaatttcttttatttagcgATTTTCtggattaaaaagtaaaaaataaaaatagttttcgtgACTACGCAACGTGTCACCAACCTTCTTGcagtaaaaacggtaaatacaaaaaaaaaaataaaaaatggcacATCGAGTATTTATTCAGACGAAGCGATTGctgttaagtttttgaaattcgatttacggcagtggcagaagtCCAAAGACCAGCAgttaaattgtctgcaaagttcagggtcATGAAAAACTTCAAACTTGAAAACTCTTAAACCATGTGTCCTATTAATATAATCTGAGTCACCaacagaattttaatttttttttcttagcaaatGCTTAAAATCATTCATGGACACTATTTTtcgtataaatttattttaaaattgacaaaaactATCTATTTAGGAAACTTTTCTAAATGTAACTTGAGTTACCATGTGCAATTGCCTAATAGAACTTGCCTCCCGTATTTTAGACAAATATCTGTGGTAAAGTGGTAAAGTGGCAATACACCAGTACTAAGATTAagcattaaaaactttttccgaAGCCAGAACTATTGGGTTATAGGTACATACGTGCGACGGTAgagcaataaaaacaaaaaataatcttttacaaTAATTTACGTGGCTAAGATTTaaattgatcgaaaaaaaaaatcatctttaatttaatatctAAATAATATATGGAGGCATTCAGtagatttatttaaatatttttttaaaggcaCCTACATAGGTATATGACAGGTTACTCGAAAAGCGATGATTTGAGGACAGAAGTATTATATCACGAAACAAGAAAATTATACATTAAAATCAGTTCATATGTATATAATGTATTCAATTAGAAATCGTctggaattgaaaaaaaaaaagaagatattaaattgtatttttatcatACAGAAGTGACAATTCGAATGTGTTTGGGTGAAAATGAACTATTGAATGAACGCGCCAAATGAGTCAATgctgtaaaaatttttatattttgaaacagaaaaaaaaaaccaacacaaaaaaatgaaatgattatGTGCCTAGTATGACCCAGATGATATGGAtcgtagtttttataaaatttctatgGGAGATGAATAAAAGGTTTACACTCACCTTTCACTAATGAAAGTCTTCTCTTCATTAATGGTTTCGGAACTGATAATTCGGTAATGTGCTTTGATGAATTAATATCATTTGGCGATCGTTTTTCCGCCTTACTTGGATTGTTCTTCGCTGTTGTTTGATTTAAGGGTGATTTTAATGCATTGAGTCCTAAACAATTTTTGCTAATAAGTATAGTTTTTGGCTTTGGGGGCTTCATATTTTTCGAAGGTTTGCTGTTTAATAAACTGGTAGAGCAACCATCTATTAAGTTTTGGCTCTCGTTTTGCTTTTGTGgagatttaagtttttgttcaaCTTGTTTGTGGATTCCCACATTTAACCAGAATTCCAGCTGGGTTGCCCGAGACTCGGATATTAATTTTTGGCCATCTGGATACTTGCTTAGAATTCCTTGCAGTTTTTGAATAGTCTTATATAAAGTCTCGGGTGAAACTAGCCCATAATCGAATAGTGAACACATATGTAATATAAAATTGCGGTACAGATTTTTTTGAATGATTTCTCGTCCCTTTGCATCTAGAAACATATCACAGGCCAATGAAAGCTGACAGTCGCCAACGTATCCATTTTTCATTACATGCAGGTTCCATAGTTTCATAAGTTCCTTTTCACCTTCATTAACATCCGAAAATTCGTCGATCATTTGAACGGTTTTTTGACGCAACCAAAGAGGATCACTTTCTCCCTCGGAATCGATATCAAGCTCTTTAGGATGAACAGGTAAACACGTTTCCGTGTGGTGGTAGAGCCTTTTAAAGTTTCGTTTAAGTTATTTGAAAGAAGATTCAGAGATCATGTATATTTAACTTACCTGTTATGACCTGCTATATAGGGTCTCTGGTTCGTTAAATCGTCTTCGTCCAAAACAAGAAACTCATCAAGACAAGTTTTTTGACGACGTGGGCGACAAACAAGCAAATTTGTTACACATGTTCGCCTTACTGGCCCACATGTCCTCGCGAAAGAACATCCAGATGGGCCCACTAAGTCATAGGGTGATCCAGCATATGATCCATCATAAGAATCATTGATTGTTACATCTATTCGGGCTCCGTTGCCAGCTGGAtgatatgtaaaattaaatcgTGCATGACACAgctttaaatgttttaataaagCGTACAAACGCAGACAATCTATTCCACACCACGGACAAACCACCTCCTGGGTGTATTCTGTTTGCTGCCGTGTGTTATTGCTATAGATAAAGTTATAAACTATTTGAAGCTTTTCCTCAACtaaaatttttggtttcaaGGGATTTGGCTGCACGTTTATggaattattgttgttgttaatatTTGTAGATGTGTTATTGCTTTCGATGTTCTGCATGTCGGGAACTACATTCTCACACATATTTTTAGCATCGACAAAGTTTGATATGGATGCATTTGACCAATTTAATCGGAATTTAAGCATAGGACATTGATTGAAGACGTCAAATTTTAAAGTAACTGGGATGTAGCTGTCTGGCAGTGTTTCCCATGTTCTTTTCTTGGGTGAA
Proteins encoded in this region:
- the LOC129905576 gene encoding polycomb protein Su(z)12-like isoform X2, which produces MPPQKKREKDLDMYKLSGIQADQELFLQAFEKPTQIYRFLRNRHGTSPIFLNRTLTYMKDRMSRSNKKRSSFKVNTLLDTISHKTDTVGNYLNIVFMGLFDKNEENEEWKTGDMVNVHTTMFKITKNKRKESNADFQEILTHISSVTINPPANVDKYPAVCIPMQALRPLSDQHTIYKVLFRVEVLPMFNNNSALGNDDDDMPSKRPKLCSTNFVCELVVFEKNCGSIGEGEYEAALQEFSSTSLKCFSPKKRTWETLPDSYIPVTLKFDVFNQCPMLKFRLNWSNASISNFVDAKNMCENVVPDMQNIESNNTSTNINNNNNSINVQPNPLKPKILVEEKLQIVYNFIYSNNTRQQTEYTQEVVCPWCGIDCLRLYALLKHLKLCHARFNFTYHPAGNGARIDVTINDSYDGSYAGSPYDLVGPSGCSFARTCGPVRRTCVTNLLVCRPRRQKTCLDEFLVLDEDDLTNQRPYIAGHNRLYHHTETCLPVHPKELDIDSEGESDPLWLRQKTVQMIDEFSDVNEGEKELMKLWNLHVMKNGYVGDCQLSLACDMFLDAKGREIIQKNLYRNFILHMCSLFDYGLVSPETLYKTIQKLQGILSKYPDGQKLISESRATQLEFWLNVGIHKQVEQKLKSPQKQNESQNLIDGCSTSLLNSKPSKNMKPPKPKTILISKNCLGLNALKSPLNQTTAKNNPSKAEKRSPNDINSSKHITELSVPKPLMKRRLSLVKALP
- the LOC129905576 gene encoding polycomb protein Su(z)12-like isoform X1, whose product is MPPQKKREKDLDMYKLSGIQADQELFLQAFEKPTQIYRFLRNRHGTSPIFLNRTLTYMKDRMSRSNKKRSSFKVNTLLDTISHKTDTVGNYLNIVFMGLFDKNEENEEWKTGDMVNVHTTMFKITKNKRKESNADFQEILTHISSVTINPPANVDKYPAVCIPMQALRPLSDQHTIYKVLFRVEVLPMFNNNSALGNDDDDMPSKRPKLCSTNFVCELVVFEKNCGSIGEGEYEAALQEFSSTSLKCFSPKKRTWETLPDSYIPVTLKFDVFNQCPMLKFRLNWSNASISNFVDAKNMCENVVPDMQNIESNNTSTNINNNNNSINVQPNPLKPKILVEEKLQIVYNFIYSNNTRQQTEYTQEVVCPWCGIDCLRLYALLKHLKLCHARFNFTYHPAGNGARIDVTINDSYDGSYAGSPYDLVGPSGCSFARTCGPVRRTCVTNLLVCRPRRQKTCLDEFLVLDEDDLTNQRPYIAGHNRLYHHTETCLPVHPKELDIDSEGESDPLWLRQKTVQMIDEFSDVNEGEKELMKLWNLHVMKNGYVGDCQLSLACDMFLDAKGREIIQKNLYRNFILHMCSLFDYGLVSPETLYKTIQKLQGILSKYPDGQKLISESRATQLEFWLNVGIHKQVEQKLKSPQKQNESQNLIDGCSTSLLNSKPSKNMKPPKPKTILISKNCLGLNALKSPLNQTTAKNNPSKAEKRSPNDINSSKHITELSVPKPLMKRRLSLVKDPPLTKKSSPQKSTALPPTEKPVHQIITRRQSVSALSHQQTHSLRTRLSVPLTKVDKERH